CAGGAAACTCAATTTATGACCACATATCAATGTCCACAGTCCACTGCATCTTTAGGAATCCATATGGATCTCTCTCAAGTCCAAATATCTCTATCTTAAGCAGATAGAGTCTGTCTGTCTCCTGTTTTCACCCACTCTTATAAGGCAGATAGCTGGGTTTTCCAGCCCAACTAAGCAGTGGTATGGTGGCTGAAAGGGACATCAGTGCAAACCCTCTATTGTTTGTGTAGCTCCACCCATTTGAGATGGCTAGGCAAGCTTGGCACCTctacggaagggtgccaaaaagttcAACAGTACAGGTCCAAGTTTTGGTAatagaaacacaaataaacatctACCATACTAAACCTAACCATTATGTTGAAACGACctaaaaaaacaccttaaatCAACTCTATGACTGACTCATAACTAGTACAAGGTGTACTCCACCTcccacccaatgacagctgggattggctccaatCCCCCACAACCCCAAACAGGCCAATAGATAATGGATAGATGGATCTTAATAACTGTTATAATGTTATAACAATGAACTTTAACTTTAAGGCATGCTTTTTAAAACTCTTATAATATTTTACTCTAATTTTGCTGTTTAATGTAGTTTTGATGgtgtattttaatgatttttaaatgttctcttttaatgtctttctcTTTCACTTTTTCTTGATGGTTTGATGCTTTCAATTGCCTTGAGCTctaaataatagaaataaagttTCCTTGCTTTGCCTTAAATatggacaaaacaaaaaacaagtatGTAATCTGCAGAAACGACTCCACACTTCCAACACTGTGAGACGTTTGAATTGGATTTCTGACTGAGgatgtaaaaatcaaataaaccaaccaaaaaaaagccagatttttttctgtagaaGTCTCACACAAAAGCTATGTAGAAGTTTGATTGAGTTTACCTTATTTGAAGCcatcttttctctgtttcttcttcCCAGTGCAGGCAATTAAAACTGatgcaattttatttattcagggTGAAGTCCTTCTAAAGGTTATCATGGTGCATTTTAAATTATAAGCATCTTTGAATATCTAAATTATCTTTCAAGGTTTAGCTAAATCAAAGGTCCTTTTTTCCTAATGATAAAAGCAGCAGATctgaaggtaaaaaaaaaaaaaaagtttttctacAGCTATAAGGCTTAGATGGATTCTCAAAACAATGTAGGTTTCCTGTTATTACTCATCAAAAACAGGTGATGCTTTGCTGAATCACTTGGGCTTACATTCCTGTGTTTAAACCAAAGGAAAGAATAAGGATCCCAAGAGGCTAAATAACAAGGGACTGAAGACATGGCACTCTGAGCAGCGTGTGATGTTCGTTTTCCTCACCTATGTGCAGCTCTGACGCCAGTGTTTCCTTGGTGAGACCGAGCAGCTCCGTCCCATCGATGTTGTTGGTCGTGAATTTCTCCACCAATCCCCCGAGGCCCTCCTCCACCAGCCACACTGACACGTCTTCCTCTGACCAATCCCCGACCAGCATCTTTGATCGCCCAGCAGCCGTTCTCCCTGGGAGAAAATGAGGAGGTCAGTCGGTGACGGCTTCAGCGACTTTTTGAAAAATTGCCACATATTCTCTGTTTTGGCATCATGCTGTGTTATTATCGATCAGGGGGCTGAGGCTGGCACAGCTTGTGTaccaacataaataaatgtcTGGAGGTTTCATTGATGTTTTCATTGATGTAAGATGAAACTTAAAGGTGAAAAAGAGCTTGTACATTGCAGCCAGAAATGCTAGTCTAAACATCGACTTGGCCCCTGATGCTTCACATGTAATCATTCCTAATTTGCACACCTTTTGCACACTTTATGCACTTTTACTGGTTTTACTGATACTACATGCTAAACAGGTGTATTTTCTCCCTACCTTCACTGGCTGTCAGAGCAGACCTctctaaaacacaaaaaaacaagaaaaagacacTGTAAACACGTGGATACATTTCAATTTGTGAAGCAACACTTGAGACTGAAGGGTTAAAGAAAAGGGAGCACTCATGTTCACAACACCTGTGTCCTTCACAGCAAGATCACACTAGTTTAACACGTGAGACTGCAcgaaatgatgaaataaaagctTCAAGTACTGAGGTGCAACTTTTCAAACAAGACTGAAAAGGATTTCACAAAAGATGGCTTTAATCTACCTTAGAAAAGTCACACACAACAGAACTACATACAGGGCTCTCAGAGCTGGCAAACAGAGCGCCATCTGGGAACCATGACTGGAGCAATAAAACAGTCTTGTTTGCTGCTGTTGAGGGTATATTTGCATTATATATAAGCATCTCTCTTGCtttcttttaatgtcaaatattGAAAACTAATATTTAAAAGGAACTAACCATGAACAGATTTCCCATCTTTCCAGTGGTGCaggagagcaggaagagaggaaaacagatAACAAGATAAATCAAATGTAGTCTATCATGAAAATATAGATTTTACTCTATTAAAGTAATGAATGAGATCCCCACTTTGGCCTCTGCATCCGTCCTCCAGCCTCCAGATGTTTACAGTCTTATCCATGGATCCTGTAGCAATGAGAGGTGCAGTCGGAGAGAAGGAACATGCCGTCACGTACCTGCAGAAGACAGCAATAACATGAcacaaaaagatttttaagataacattaaagagatttatcACTTAAAGGTCTGGTTCTTTTaccaaataaaaagacaaacaaagagGGAGAAGAATCTAGACCTGGGCAATAAATTACATACAGCAAACTACAGCTGTTGTTTGAGATGAACTCaaacataaaagacaaaaaaggggaCAAAAGCTGAATTTGAGTAAACACAAGACACTTTTGCCTAGGGGCTGACTGATTATCAGTGCTGATATCCTGCATTTAGCTGGTtacctccatccatccattttctacactgcttatccaaTTTGGGGTCAttggggctggagcctatcccagctgccattgggcgagaggtggggtacattTGTATGCATTTCTGGAGCAAAGCAGCCCTGGGCAGCTGGAGATGAGGGATCACAAAATCATGGGAGGACCACAGGGTCACACAGGAGTAGTATGTGAACTGCTGACTGCTTTACCTTAACAAAGTTGATTCACTGTTGAATTCAATAtcattctgtgattttttttttttttttttacttctaccAAGGATGAGCACATTAGAAAGTttaaaggtttatgttttctaGGAAGGATGTGTAATTTCATAGAAAACCCTATGGTTAActcaaagttaacttttcttcaCCCACGGTGTTTTAATGCCTCTGTGacctgatgatgatgatttgtggcttttgCCTCAAGATGGTACATCTGTGAAGTTGATTGGATGCTTTGCACATTCTTCCTTCTGTTTGGGTTGATCTGCTCTTGGAGCAGTGTGTTTTGGCATCAGCTTCCACCAAAAATACACCTGGCatgtacagtgcctttaaaaactattcacccccttggatgtttgaccctttttctgattttctaaatcaaccatggtcaatataatttggtgtttttgacCAAGAAAGGGTGCAAGCTCTTATCACTAACCATGCCAACATGAAGACATTCTTTATCTTACCTACCTTAACATACAGTCATCACAACCAAAACAGCATTAACACTTTCAAGTGAGCCAGGCTCTGTAAATGCAGGCTCCAGGTGACAATGCTGATACTACCTACCCTAGCACATAGCTCATAATTACCACCACCCAACTATAAGGGACCCAGCCTGATGATATTAGGCTTGtatgaagttaaaaaaagggCCTTGTTGCTCAGTACCAGGCCTGAATCGGTGGCAGTGACAGACAGGATTTCCATATCAAAGGATGTTCAAAATTCATACTTAAAATCCAATTATCAGTCCATTTAAACCAGTCAAGGCACCTTAATGAGGAAGATCTTCTGAAAAGTTAGGCTGGGTTGCTCAGAAATGGAGATCCATAGTAGGGATTTTGATCCAAACACAACCCCTTAAACCTCCTACAGGAATTCAATGAAAGGGGAGTTATTCTAACACTGTTATATTAACAAAGGAGTTTCCTGAAAGCATTCTGACAAGTGTtgtgatttcctttttttcccatgcaCTATCCACTTTCTCCCAACTTGCCTCATCTTTTTCCACTTCAGTTAGTGATTTTTCAAAATGACTTTCATTCGCCCTGCTGAAAGGAAGCAAGATTTCTGCCTTTCAATCACAGGTGGCTTGATGGATTTAAATAGCGTCAAAGTGTGATCATTCAGCTGTGgtttatatgtgtgtttttgcaaGCACAAAGAGGGACATAATGACAGAAGACCTACAGCTCTCTTAAAATGCTTGTAGTCATATTTTGCGACCACATAGGGTCAGAGTTTGTATAATGAATCAGTGGAGTCTATGGTTTTACCATAAGGAAAATCTTTACTTTAATGATATCTGCTGCAACTCTCTCACCGAACTGATCAGTCTGTCGTATCCACACCTAATAGAGCTGGTCTTAAACATCCCATTGTGATGCCTCTTCTGATATGTCCATGCACCTGTATGTTTACATTCTTCTTTATGTATATgtattaaaaagtaataatttatGATATTGTCATAATCGAGTCTTTACCTCTCATGCTGGTTCAGCATGTAAAGCAGAACTGCATTGTTCTGAAAAACAGAGTTTATATATCAGGTAAGAACAAGAATAAAGCAGCATGCAAAAAAAGGTGACTGTGTTATTGATCATAAGGAACATAAATATTGGAAGAAGGACTTACAGCATCGTAGACTGTGACAGTTTTGTccacagagctgaaaacaaaaacacacaaaaatcttaaaaaagcagaatttaaaaaaagacataataAGGTGAAGAATTTTCAGATCATGGTTCACTCATTGAGAATCAAGCAATCCATGTCTCCCTCTAGTGGCTTCATTTCAGTACTGCATTCTTTTAGTTCAGCAGACAAATTATAACTCCATGCCAAGGTTAttataaacaatgaaaacaaattaaataattaaaactaaaatgtaaaactcaCAAACTAAGtctcacaaaaacaaacaataactaactaaaacttcagtctgtgattacaaaaataactaaaataaaaataaatctagaAACAAAATCTTCTTAGTTTAGGTCTTTGACACAAGCAGACTGACTAGCATGTACAACCAAGCCAAgagagtgtaaaattgcctgatttgGTTGCAGAAGACTTCAGACTATGGCAATTTTAGGTTTTTGCAATTTCGCCTCTGACAGATATCCCAaactgctaaaaaaaataaaaaataaaaaaacaacaacaacaaaaaacctaactctaacactaaaactaataattactcaactaattattttttttgctaaataaaaactaaactaataaaccagctgtaaaaattgagtaaaatttaactgaaattaaaaaataaatgaataacataattaaataaaacacaaaagaaaaatccaaaatatgcTCAGTGcaaatgcttatttttttttaaatctgtatttaatCCTCAGAAAACATAATTATGATCCCTGATCTGTTCATAAACAAGAGATTGAGATCAAATTGATAAAGAATTCAGCATGCTTATAGCAGCCTATAAAGGTGTCTACAAGAAACCATAAGTGTTTTGTTAAATAAACAACagatatttttctttcattcaagGTAGctattttttgtaaaactcATTTAGAGAGTTGTGTTTTCATTATACTACTTTTATACTTCACCAGTACAAACCGAAATGATGGATAACCTACAAGTATGAAACTTATTTTTAGACAACCCATAAAAATTGAATTAGCAGATGGAAATGTTTAGCTATTTCAAagatgtttaaaagaaaaaagctaaaTGATCATACAACCATATACACACTGAAACTGAAGGCCAAAAACAAGATTTGGTTTCTATATGAAAGACAAGTGGGGAGAAGTATGAACCTACCTAAACTCATCCCTCCTCCATGGATCAGTAAGAGTTAATTATTTGGCTCTCTTATTCATATGAACCTAAAGTAAGTATTTTCATTCAATGTTCATTTCTCTAATATAATGgttaaaactaatatttttcttaaaacaacaTATACATTacttacaaaaatattttctttatcaggataaacttatttttgacttttccaATGTAAACCTTgatcaaaaaatgtaaaatttattACAGATATATACAATGTTACAACattacaatgtcatttaaaatatataatcaTATATCATCATATACATACATAATCCCTGCTTTGTTTATCAGtgatgaaaacataaatgtactattttaaaaatctttctttctgtctttcttccgTATATGTTTTATCATATTATCTCTTATAATTGTATATGTCTTATAAATTTGTATATTTACAATGAGACAAGACCTTTAAGTTTACATTGCTTtagaagagaaaaacacagaaggtcaacatttgaaaaacatttttaaatatgcacagtatcaaaaaatataataatttgctttctcttctgtttttaagaTCTTACCCAGACACCAGCAGCTGTCCATCAGAGGAGTACGCACAGGAGAGGACTGGAGCTGTCTGACCGGTAAGTGTATGAAGAAGCTGCATCTTATAACCTacaagagaaagaaaactgtatttataaatgcttgcttttaaatgaagactggacttttaacttttgttgaatagaaatttaaagataaagaaaTTAAATCAAGGGGTGGTGTGGGGTCTTGACCTTTCGGTTCAAAGATTGTACGGAGAACTTGCATATAACATCCACAAGGGTCAAATTTGGCTTTGTAACTCATCTCATTCATTTAACTGCTGTTCACTACATGAAAGCTTTTTTCAACACAGAACAGTGCACCACTGATGACATGTTAAAAGAATGACACTGAGGATGATGCTAGATTAAACTTaaaacatcattaagatgttcCAGCCTATGGAGGCAGAAAAACATGCCACTCTACCTCCAGAGCTGAATTTGTTAATGGCCCAGATCTTCAGCTGACTGTCCTGTCCACAGGACGCCAGACGAAACTGCACGACATGGCCACCTTTAAGACAAAATCAAAGAGACAGAATATTGTGTGATATGTGATAAACCAGATGTTGGTTTCTCTTTCACAGACATAAATCAGGCAACATGCTCTGCGGTTCCTATCACATTTATATATTCACGTACTTCATTTTGTACCTGAGCTCAtgcctctgtgtgtttttgtggtcTATCTAAATCTAGCTGCAATCCTAATTTCCAATCAGGGCAAAATTTAAGTTTCAATAATGTTAGATTATGTACTATTACAAGGTGAAAAACATTTCGTGGAAAAACCAAACTAATGAATTAGTGAGCTAACTAAGTCTATATGGTGAAACACCAAACCCCAGACATGAACTTTCAACAGGCAAGGAcaggagcctatcccagctgtcattgggcaagaggctgggtacaccctggactgatcgCCAGTCAAGAACAGGGCTGATGTATAGAAACAAACAAGCAGCCATGTTCACATTCAGGCCTAGGGTTAATTCAGAGTGGCCAATTAGCTTAACAAGtacagagcattcagaaagtattcagacccccttaaCTTTTGTTAATTGTATGTTGCAGTCCTGAtgctacaataaaaaaaaggtaataaaatacttttttttgccaattagtaaaaaataaaaaactgaaacatcacatCATACAAGTATTCAGAACCTTTGccaaacatttgaaatttagctcaggttcctctcatttctctggatcttggctgagatttttctacaccttgactggagtaaACCTCTGGTAAATTACACTGAtaagacatgatttggaaagacacacacctctctgtagaaggcctcatGGCTGACAATGCATTTCAGGGtaaaaccatgaggtcaaaggaactgcctgcagagcttaTTACAATAAACTTCCCAATTCCAAatcaaataaagaaatgctCCTGAAAGATGGCTGTTATAACTTTCAGACTAAGTTATTTGTATTAGCCAAAATGTAAGATTTATGGGTGCGCCGGTAGTGGTTAAGGCGTGCGCCATGTAcgcgacccgggttcaaatccggcccgtggcaccatttcctgcatgtctctccccgctctcttccctgtttctgactctatccactgtctaattgaataaaggcaaaaaggccaaaaataaatctttaacaaaaaaaaagtaagatttATGTGTCGTTTATTTACTGTTTCTGttatttctatgtttttaaTCTGTATATTAGGAAAATCCTGCTATTTTGCATATCACTgtctattttttaatcaaataagaGCAATTCAAGCCTATAATTTTAATATAAGAGattaatgaggaaaaacatGAACTTATAATTGCTGAATTCTAGTTTTTATCTTCTATCTTTATCTCTTCTGCCAGAAACACCAGGCTAAATCATGTTCTCACCACTGAGGATGTGGGGAGCGAAGGTGCAGCAGGTGACCCCCAGGTCATGTGCGTTTTTCTCTACATGGAGCTGTCTCATGTCCAGGTCCCAAAGACGGAGGTCTCCGTAGGTGGAGCCCGTCATGAACACCTGACTGCAAGGGCTGAAGGAGCAGGCTACCAGCGTTGTGTCATTTACCGCTCCGGTccttcacaaacaaaaacaattgcaTCAATAGGTATTTCTCTCAACCTAATCTGGATTGTTGAAGCTCAATAATACATTGAACCATATAGCACAAATATTACGGTGTGTGAAGATTTGTGTTTGGGATATTAAAAACCTAAAAGtcatataaaaagtaaaaacatttatataAAGTAGGATATATCCTCACCTTTGTAATTGTTTGGAGGGGAAATCCCACAGCGCTAGTGTGCCATCAGACGCACCAGAGACCAAGCGTGCAGAGTCAGGGGAGAGTGCACAGATCCTCACAGGACTGCGACCAGGATGCTCCAGAATGGCTTCAATCTCACCAGAGACCGTGGACCAAACCATTATGGTAGCATCAGTGGAACAGGAGGCGAGGAACTGCCCACAGGTGCTGAAGCAACAGCAGTGGACGCTGTAGCCATGCCCTGACAGCGGCGAAAAGGGCATCTCTGAAAAGTCCCGTGTGTTGTAAACCCGTAGCGTTTTATCTCCTGAACATGTGGCGAGCAGGCTGCCGGAGAAGGCACACCAGTTGACATCATCCCGATGGTCTTGCAAAGTGCAAATCAGAGTTGTCATTTGGACAGCTGGTCCTGGAGTTCACAAaatatgagagagaaaaaaatcaaatggaAAAAGGGGGATTCATTTACATCTGAATCCAAGGATTACAGGCAGCTGCTGAAAGACTCTCTTTCAGTGGATTTTTATCTTCATCATTAAAAGTTCAATAATTTGTTTTGAGTGCTGACATTTTTTGCTACAGTGCTCttttaatgtttgcatgataGCCTGCAGGGATTTTAGGTTGAGCACACTGGCATTGTGTTTGTAAAGGTTCATAAAGGCACGGCACTGCATAGAATTATGAAGTCCTAAGAAAAAATATGTGAGGATATAAAAATTCTGAAAGCTTTAGCAGCAGGGTTAATATTAACGTAAAGGCCTTAGGTGTAGTGGTTTACAACTTATGTAGCCTTAGGACCAAGCGCCATTTCctgaatcagaaaaaaa
This sequence is a window from Cheilinus undulatus linkage group 1, ASM1832078v1, whole genome shotgun sequence. Protein-coding genes within it:
- the wdsub1 gene encoding WD repeat, SAM and U-box domain-containing protein 1 isoform X1, giving the protein MTTLICTLQDHRDDVNWCAFSGSLLATCSGDKTLRVYNTRDFSEMPFSPLSGHGYSVHCCCFSTCGQFLASCSTDATIMVWSTVSGEIEAILEHPGRSPVRICALSPDSARLVSGASDGTLALWDFPSKQLQRTGAVNDTTLVACSFSPCSQVFMTGSTYGDLRLWDLDMRQLHVEKNAHDLGVTCCTFAPHILSGGHVVQFRLASCGQDSQLKIWAINKFSSGGYKMQLLHTLTGQTAPVLSCAYSSDGQLLVSGSVDKTVTVYDANNAVLLYMLNQHERYVTACSFSPTAPLIATGSMDKTVNIWRLEDGCRGQNGKSVHERSALTASEGRTAAGRSKMLVGDWSEEDVSVWLVEEGLGGLVEKFTTNNIDGTELLGLTKETLASELHIESVGLRNKLLRKVEELKNDSVCSGIPDEFLCPITRELMREPVIAADGYSYEREAIESWINTKNRSSPMTNLPLLTTLLTPNHTLKMAIGRWKTSH
- the wdsub1 gene encoding WD repeat, SAM and U-box domain-containing protein 1 isoform X2 translates to MTTLICTLQDHRDDVNWCAFSGSLLATCSGDKTLRVYNTRDFSEMPFSPLSGHGYSVHCCCFSTCGQFLASCSTDATIMVWSTVSGEIEAILEHPGRSPVRICALSPDSARLVSGASDGTLALWDFPSKQLQRTGAVNDTTLVACSFSPCSQVFMTGSTYGDLRLWDLDMRQLHVEKNAHDLGVTCCTFAPHILSGGHVVQFRLASCGQDSQLKIWAINKFSSGGYKMQLLHTLTGQTAPVLSCAYSSDGQLLVSGSVDKTVTVYDANNAVLLYMLNQHERYVTACSFSPTAPLIATGSMDKTVNIWRLEDGCRGQNGKSVHGRTAAGRSKMLVGDWSEEDVSVWLVEEGLGGLVEKFTTNNIDGTELLGLTKETLASELHIESVGLRNKLLRKVEELKNDSVCSGIPDEFLCPITRELMREPVIAADGYSYEREAIESWINTKNRSSPMTNLPLLTTLLTPNHTLKMAIGRWKTSH